From a region of the Mycolicibacterium sp. MU0050 genome:
- a CDS encoding DUF4267 domain-containing protein, protein MAIDRAALAVGALRLASGVSFLADPLRANRLWGESEDPGPSARLLLRSMGYRDALIGGLLMGSALRGRDTRGWFLASGGADTADLLGGWSVHGDLKRGQQVRGLGGAVVGIGVGLWGATRRRAAPAQNQVLASSSSERSRTAGS, encoded by the coding sequence ATGGCGATAGACCGCGCTGCCCTTGCCGTGGGTGCCCTGCGGCTGGCCTCGGGAGTGTCTTTTCTGGCCGACCCGCTCCGGGCGAACCGCCTGTGGGGTGAGTCCGAGGACCCGGGACCGTCGGCGCGGCTGCTGCTGCGGTCCATGGGTTACCGGGATGCGCTCATCGGTGGGCTGTTGATGGGGTCGGCGCTGCGGGGCCGCGACACTCGCGGCTGGTTCCTGGCCTCCGGTGGCGCCGACACCGCCGACCTGTTGGGCGGCTGGAGTGTGCACGGCGACCTCAAGCGCGGGCAGCAGGTGCGAGGACTCGGCGGCGCCGTCGTCGGGATCGGCGTGGGGTTGTGGGGCGCGACGCGACGCCGGGCGGCGCCGGCTCAGAACCAGGTCTTGGCGAGCAGTTCCAGCGAGCGGTCCCGGACGGCGGGGTCATAG
- the zapE gene encoding cell division protein ZapE, with protein MVAPQLVDRHPTVSPERLIAQLVPPPTFVDVSFGSYRPDPAEPSQAAAVVACGHFCEQALTRRAGKKKLFGKREVLPGVGIYLDGGFGVGKTHLLASTYFTLAASDFGDDGAKAAFATFGELTQLAGVFGFTECIELLSEYVVVCIDEFELDDPGNTTLVSRMLSQLVERGVSIAATSNTLPEQLGEGRFAAQDFLREINTLSQIFTTVRIEGPDYRHRGLPPAPEPLTDEQVAERAARVDGATLDEFDALCAHLATMHPSRYLTLIEGIKAVYLTGVHPLDDQNVALRLVSLTDRLYDAGIPVVASGAKLDTIFSEEMLAGGYRKKYLRATSRLLALTAAGMELE; from the coding sequence ATGGTCGCCCCTCAACTCGTGGATCGGCATCCGACGGTGTCGCCGGAGCGGTTGATTGCTCAACTGGTTCCGCCGCCGACGTTTGTCGACGTCAGCTTCGGCAGTTACCGGCCCGATCCCGCCGAGCCGTCTCAGGCCGCCGCCGTGGTGGCGTGCGGGCACTTCTGTGAGCAGGCGCTGACCCGGCGCGCCGGCAAGAAGAAGCTGTTCGGCAAGCGCGAGGTGCTGCCCGGGGTGGGCATTTACCTCGACGGCGGCTTCGGGGTTGGCAAGACGCACCTGCTGGCCTCGACGTACTTCACACTGGCCGCCTCGGACTTCGGTGACGACGGCGCCAAGGCGGCGTTCGCGACGTTCGGTGAGCTCACGCAGTTGGCCGGCGTCTTCGGCTTCACCGAATGCATCGAGCTGCTCTCGGAGTACGTGGTGGTGTGCATCGACGAGTTCGAGCTCGACGACCCAGGCAACACCACGCTGGTGTCGCGGATGCTCTCGCAGCTGGTGGAGCGTGGCGTGTCGATCGCGGCGACGTCCAACACCCTCCCCGAGCAGCTCGGTGAGGGCCGTTTCGCGGCGCAGGACTTCCTGCGTGAGATCAACACGTTGTCGCAGATCTTCACGACGGTGCGCATCGAGGGACCCGACTACCGCCACCGCGGGCTGCCGCCGGCGCCGGAACCGCTGACCGACGAGCAGGTGGCCGAGCGGGCGGCGCGGGTCGACGGCGCGACGCTCGACGAGTTCGACGCGCTATGTGCCCACTTGGCGACCATGCACCCGTCGCGGTACCTGACGCTGATCGAAGGGATCAAGGCCGTGTACCTGACCGGCGTGCACCCCCTCGACGATCAGAACGTGGCGCTGCGGCTGGTGTCGCTGACCGACCGGCTCTACGACGCGGGCATTCCGGTGGTGGCCTCCGGGGCGAAGCTGGACACCATCTTCAGCGAGGAGATGCTGGCCGGCGGCTACCGCAAGAAGTATCTGCGCGCGACGTCGCGCCTGCTGGCGCTGACCGCCGCGGGCATGGAGCTGGAATAG
- a CDS encoding peptidoglycan endopeptidase — MFALATLLTLVNQVSGTPYIPGGDSPNGTDCSGLASWVANAATGRPIYGDRFHTGNQERALLARGFKYGTAPNALVIGWNGGHTAVTLPDGTPVSSGEGGGVKIGGGGAYQSQFTKHMYLPAEEMAGAQPAPADPMLAPPPAPVILEASTMMPPPPPPPPPAPLPPPGPEIIPANAMFPPPPPPPLPPADPMLPPPPSAPVGI; from the coding sequence ATGTTTGCTTTAGCCACGTTGTTGACACTCGTCAATCAGGTGTCGGGCACCCCCTACATCCCCGGTGGGGATTCGCCCAACGGCACCGATTGCTCGGGGCTGGCATCCTGGGTAGCCAATGCCGCGACCGGTCGGCCCATCTACGGCGACCGGTTCCACACCGGGAACCAGGAGCGCGCCCTGCTCGCCCGTGGCTTCAAATACGGCACCGCACCCAACGCCTTGGTGATCGGATGGAACGGCGGCCACACCGCCGTAACCTTGCCGGACGGCACCCCGGTCTCCAGCGGTGAAGGCGGCGGCGTCAAGATCGGTGGCGGCGGCGCTTATCAGTCGCAGTTCACCAAGCACATGTACCTGCCGGCCGAGGAGATGGCCGGTGCCCAACCGGCTCCCGCCGACCCCATGCTTGCTCCCCCGCCCGCGCCGGTGATCCTCGAGGCGAGCACCATGATGCCGCCGCCTCCTCCGCCGCCCCCGCCGGCACCGCTGCCGCCGCCGGGACCCGAGATCATTCCGGCCAACGCCATGTTCCCGCCGCCGCCCCCACCGCCGCTGCCGCCGGCGGATCCGATGCTGCCCCCGCCGCCCTCGGCGCCGGTCGGCATCTAG
- a CDS encoding MBL fold metallo-hydrolase — protein MSVDNLISLGGQGLDELVPSRYAVQVGDIEVLVISDGVLPITPRTMATNADPTEFGTWLDDRFLPHDVLDWPLNVVVVRSGEQTILVDAGLGVEFPDFPRAGQTVRRLEAAGIDPSAVTDVVLTHLHMDHVGGLLTAGLKERLRPDLRVHVAAAEAEFWQKPDFSRTDMPAPVPDALRAIASRFLDEYHGALRTFETEYEVAPGVLVARTGGHTPGHSVVRLASGGDGLTFAGDAVFAPGFDNPLWHNGFEHDPEESARVRIALLRELAATGEALVATHLPFPSVCHVAPAGDVFRCVPADWRY, from the coding sequence ATGAGCGTGGACAACCTCATTTCGTTGGGCGGTCAGGGGCTCGACGAGCTGGTGCCGTCGCGGTACGCGGTGCAGGTCGGCGACATCGAGGTGCTGGTGATCAGCGACGGGGTGCTGCCGATCACGCCGCGGACGATGGCCACCAACGCCGATCCCACCGAGTTCGGGACCTGGCTGGACGACCGGTTCCTGCCGCACGACGTGTTGGACTGGCCGCTGAACGTGGTCGTGGTGCGCAGCGGTGAGCAGACCATCCTCGTCGACGCCGGGTTGGGGGTGGAGTTCCCCGACTTCCCTCGCGCCGGGCAGACGGTGCGCCGGCTGGAGGCGGCCGGGATCGATCCGTCGGCCGTGACCGATGTGGTGCTGACCCATCTGCACATGGATCACGTGGGTGGGTTGCTGACCGCCGGGCTGAAGGAGCGCCTGCGCCCCGACCTGCGGGTGCATGTGGCCGCGGCCGAAGCCGAGTTCTGGCAGAAACCGGATTTCTCCCGCACCGACATGCCGGCGCCGGTGCCCGACGCGCTGCGAGCGATCGCGTCACGATTCCTCGACGAGTACCACGGTGCGCTGCGAACCTTCGAGACCGAATACGAAGTGGCGCCCGGGGTGCTGGTGGCCCGCACCGGCGGTCACACCCCGGGCCACAGCGTGGTCCGGCTGGCCTCCGGCGGCGACGGCCTGACCTTCGCCGGCGACGCGGTGTTCGCGCCCGGTTTTGACAACCCCCTGTGGCACAACGGTTTCGAGCATGACCCCGAGGAATCCGCCCGGGTCCGGATCGCACTGCTGCGGGAGTTGGCGGCCACCGGCGAGGCGCTGGTGGCCACCCACCTGCCGTTCCCGTCGGTGTGTCATGTGGCGCCGGCCGGGGATGTTTTCCGGTGTGTGCCCGCGGACTGGAGGTACTGA
- a CDS encoding NAD-dependent succinate-semialdehyde dehydrogenase: MSHYAVVDPATGETVREYPTATDEQMEQALAAAAAAFRDWSKTTSVADRAALIRKVGQLHGERADELAKIIGREMGKPYDQAKGEAEFSAAIYEYYADNAEKFLADEPITLLEGEGSALIRRSPVGVLLGIMPWNYPYYQVARFAGPNLTLGNTIVLKHAPQCPESAAALQQIFDDAGYPPGAYVNVYATNEQIADAIADPRVQGVSLTGSERAGAAVAEIAGRNLKKVVLELGGSDPFLVLGSDDLDATVEAAVEGRFENTGQACNAAKRIIVADDIYDEFLDKFTKKVLEKADGLAPLSSVAAADRLAEQVQRAVDHGANLVSSGERQGAFFPPGVLTGVTPDSPAYKEELFGPVATVYKASSEEEAVELANDTPFGLGSYVYATDTEQAKRVADKIEAGMVFVNCVGAEGVELPFGGVKRSGFGRELGRFGIDEFVNKKLIRIG; the protein is encoded by the coding sequence ATGAGCCACTACGCCGTCGTCGACCCCGCGACCGGGGAAACCGTCCGGGAGTACCCCACGGCCACCGACGAGCAGATGGAACAGGCGCTGGCCGCGGCCGCCGCGGCGTTCCGGGACTGGTCCAAGACCACCAGCGTCGCCGACCGGGCCGCCCTGATCCGCAAGGTCGGTCAGTTGCACGGCGAACGCGCCGACGAGCTGGCCAAGATCATCGGCCGCGAGATGGGTAAGCCCTACGACCAGGCCAAGGGTGAGGCGGAATTCTCGGCGGCGATCTACGAGTACTACGCCGACAACGCCGAGAAGTTCCTGGCCGACGAACCCATCACGCTGCTCGAGGGCGAGGGCTCGGCGCTGATCCGGCGCTCGCCCGTCGGCGTGCTGCTGGGCATCATGCCGTGGAACTACCCCTACTACCAGGTGGCCCGGTTCGCCGGGCCGAACCTGACGCTGGGCAACACGATCGTGTTGAAGCACGCGCCGCAATGCCCCGAATCCGCTGCGGCGCTGCAGCAGATCTTCGACGACGCCGGCTATCCGCCCGGTGCCTACGTCAACGTCTACGCCACCAACGAGCAGATCGCCGACGCGATCGCCGACCCACGCGTGCAAGGGGTTTCGCTGACCGGCTCCGAACGCGCCGGCGCCGCCGTCGCCGAGATCGCGGGCCGCAACCTCAAGAAGGTGGTGCTCGAACTCGGCGGGTCCGACCCGTTCCTGGTGCTCGGCTCCGACGACCTGGACGCCACCGTGGAGGCCGCGGTGGAGGGCCGGTTCGAGAACACCGGACAGGCCTGCAACGCGGCCAAGCGGATCATCGTCGCCGACGACATCTACGACGAGTTCCTGGACAAGTTCACCAAGAAGGTCCTCGAGAAGGCCGACGGGCTGGCCCCGCTGTCCTCGGTGGCCGCCGCCGACCGGCTGGCCGAGCAGGTCCAGCGCGCCGTGGACCACGGCGCCAACCTGGTGTCCAGCGGCGAACGCCAGGGCGCGTTCTTCCCGCCCGGCGTGCTGACCGGCGTCACCCCGGACTCCCCCGCCTACAAGGAGGAACTGTTCGGGCCGGTGGCCACCGTCTACAAGGCGTCCTCGGAGGAGGAGGCCGTCGAACTCGCCAACGACACCCCGTTCGGGTTGGGCTCTTACGTCTACGCGACGGACACCGAACAGGCCAAGCGGGTGGCCGACAAGATCGAGGCCGGAATGGTGTTCGTCAACTGCGTCGGCGCCGAAGGCGTGGAACTGCCCTTCGGCGGCGTCAAGCGCTCCGGATTCGGCCGGGAGCTGGGCCGGTTCGGTATCGACGAGTTCGTGAACAAGAAGCTGATCCGCATCGGGTAG
- a CDS encoding LLM class flavin-dependent oxidoreductase, whose amino-acid sequence MSVPLSILDLVAIPEGSTARDAIAASMESARVADRLGYRRLWFAEHHNTPNLAASATALLISQAASVTERIRVGSGGVMLPNHAPLTVAENYGTLANIHGDRIDLGLGRAPGTDMMTAQALSRSSAEPQAFAQSIYDLQGWFSAEGRAHSSPIVSAVSAGTEVPIWVLGSTVNGAAIAAQLGLPFSVASHFAPDQLDAAIRTYREMFSTEAPTAQIDEPYVMAGINVLVADTDEEAQHQFTVLEQMFLDIQTNRRRKIQPPVDPATLAAQGGGNQPMLRIKAVGAPDTVKTQLEEFVERTGADELITVTYAYDPAVRDRSLELLAKTWF is encoded by the coding sequence TTGTCTGTGCCGCTGAGCATCCTCGACCTGGTCGCGATCCCGGAGGGCTCCACCGCCCGCGACGCGATCGCCGCCTCCATGGAATCGGCCCGGGTGGCCGATCGGCTCGGTTATCGCCGGCTCTGGTTCGCCGAGCACCACAACACGCCGAACCTGGCCGCCAGCGCCACCGCGCTGCTGATCTCGCAGGCCGCCTCGGTGACCGAGCGGATCCGCGTCGGCTCCGGCGGGGTGATGCTCCCCAACCACGCGCCGCTGACGGTGGCCGAAAACTACGGCACCCTGGCCAACATCCACGGCGATCGGATCGACCTGGGTCTGGGCCGCGCGCCGGGCACCGACATGATGACCGCCCAGGCGCTCAGCCGCTCCTCGGCCGAACCCCAGGCCTTCGCGCAGAGCATCTACGACCTTCAGGGCTGGTTCAGCGCCGAGGGCAGGGCCCACAGCTCCCCCATCGTCTCCGCGGTCTCGGCCGGCACCGAGGTGCCCATCTGGGTGCTGGGGTCCACGGTCAACGGCGCCGCCATCGCCGCCCAGCTGGGGCTGCCGTTCTCGGTGGCCTCGCACTTCGCCCCCGACCAGCTCGACGCCGCCATCCGCACCTACCGCGAGATGTTCTCCACCGAGGCGCCGACCGCCCAGATCGACGAGCCCTACGTGATGGCCGGTATCAACGTGCTGGTCGCTGACACCGACGAGGAAGCCCAGCACCAGTTCACCGTGCTCGAGCAGATGTTCCTCGACATCCAGACCAATCGGCGCCGCAAGATCCAGCCCCCAGTGGACCCGGCGACCCTGGCCGCCCAGGGCGGCGGCAACCAGCCGATGCTGCGGATCAAGGCCGTCGGCGCTCCCGACACCGTCAAGACACAGTTGGAGGAGTTCGTCGAACGCACCGGCGCCGACGAGCTCATCACCGTCACCTACGCCTATGACCCCGCCGTCCGGGACCGCTCGCTGGAACTGCTCGCCAAGACCTGGTTCTGA
- a CDS encoding Clp protease N-terminal domain-containing protein: MTAPRPITAAVSLDTLIQAITAVHSDALDQLTDAVLAAEHLGEVADHLIGHFVDQARRSGASWTDIGKSMGVTKQAAQKRFVPKADTMDPNEGFNRFTPRARNAVVAAQNAARAAGHAEITPEHLILGLLEDPASLAMTLLQRQRADLDELRGLAPVGPGDAEGPELIPFNSAAKKALELTFREALRLGHNYIGTEHMLLALLECENDSPEPGPLHRVGIDKEVFEADLVAALAALASPES, encoded by the coding sequence ATGACCGCACCACGCCCCATCACTGCCGCCGTCAGCCTCGACACCCTCATCCAGGCCATTACGGCCGTGCATTCCGATGCCCTCGATCAGTTGACCGACGCCGTCCTCGCCGCCGAACATCTCGGCGAGGTGGCCGACCACCTCATCGGTCATTTCGTCGACCAGGCCCGGCGCTCGGGGGCCTCGTGGACCGACATCGGCAAGAGCATGGGCGTCACCAAGCAGGCCGCCCAGAAGCGTTTCGTTCCCAAGGCCGACACCATGGACCCCAACGAGGGTTTCAACCGCTTCACCCCCCGCGCCCGCAACGCCGTCGTCGCCGCCCAGAACGCCGCCCGTGCCGCCGGCCACGCCGAGATCACCCCCGAGCACCTGATCCTGGGCCTGCTCGAGGACCCGGCCAGTCTGGCGATGACACTCCTGCAGCGCCAGCGCGCCGATCTCGACGAATTGCGCGGCCTGGCGCCTGTCGGACCGGGTGACGCCGAGGGACCGGAGCTGATCCCGTTCAACAGCGCCGCCAAGAAGGCGCTGGAGTTGACCTTCCGCGAGGCGCTGCGACTCGGACACAACTACATCGGCACCGAACACATGCTGCTGGCGCTGCTCGAATGCGAGAACGACAGCCCCGAACCGGGCCCGCTACACCGGGTGGGGATCGACAAGGAGGTCTTCGAGGCCGATCTCGTGGCGGCCCTGGCCGCTCTGGCGAGCCCCGAGTCCTGA
- a CDS encoding dienelactone hydrolase family protein, whose protein sequence is MTPLQRYIAEEIATDHVDGLLSRREAFRRLALLGVGAASAAALIAACGRDRPADTGTVASSPTDAGPPPGAADPLPTAPITWAGPRGELQGAWAEAPNARGGVLVIHENKGLNDWTRSVAGRLAGVGYSALAIDLLSGDGGTARFADPAEATAALGKIPPEDALADLESGIAELQRRVPERKVAAVGFCMGGGFVWRLLDAGVPQLAAAVPFYGPTPEKPDFSGSKDVAVLAFYGERDQRVNATKPAARAALGQAGLVYEIVTEPGADHAFFNDTNPDRYDAAAAEDAWRRMLEWFERHVD, encoded by the coding sequence GTGACCCCGCTGCAGCGCTACATCGCCGAGGAAATCGCGACCGATCACGTCGACGGGCTGCTGTCCCGGCGGGAAGCGTTTAGGCGGCTGGCCCTGCTCGGTGTCGGCGCAGCATCGGCCGCCGCGCTGATCGCCGCGTGTGGGCGGGACCGGCCCGCGGACACCGGAACCGTCGCGAGTAGCCCCACCGACGCCGGACCGCCGCCCGGAGCCGCGGACCCGCTGCCCACCGCACCGATCACCTGGGCCGGGCCGCGCGGGGAGTTGCAGGGCGCCTGGGCCGAGGCGCCGAACGCTCGCGGTGGGGTGCTGGTGATCCACGAGAACAAGGGCCTCAACGACTGGACCCGCTCGGTGGCGGGGCGCCTCGCCGGTGTCGGTTATTCGGCGCTGGCCATCGATCTGCTCTCGGGCGACGGTGGAACCGCGAGGTTCGCCGACCCGGCCGAGGCCACCGCCGCGTTGGGAAAGATCCCGCCGGAAGACGCGCTGGCCGACCTCGAATCAGGTATTGCCGAACTGCAGCGACGGGTTCCGGAGCGGAAGGTCGCAGCGGTCGGCTTCTGCATGGGCGGCGGATTCGTGTGGCGCTTGCTCGATGCCGGTGTTCCGCAACTGGCCGCTGCGGTTCCGTTCTACGGCCCGACACCGGAGAAGCCGGATTTCTCCGGGTCGAAAGATGTTGCGGTGCTGGCCTTTTACGGTGAACGCGACCAACGCGTCAACGCCACGAAGCCGGCGGCCCGCGCCGCGCTGGGGCAGGCGGGGCTGGTCTACGAGATCGTCACCGAACCCGGCGCCGATCACGCCTTCTTCAACGACACCAACCCGGACCGCTATGACGCCGCCGCCGCTGAAGACGCCTGGCGCCGGATGCTGGAGTGGTTCGAGCGACACGTGGACTGA
- a CDS encoding pyrimidine reductase family protein: MAEPVAGTQLTLLGGAETVDEQRLSALYAYPDAPTRCWVRSNFIASIDGGASTDGKSGALGGPGDRALFALMRELADVVVVGAGTVRVENYGGAKMSAGARQARQARGQAEIPQIAIVTRSGDLDRDMRVFTDTEVAPLVLTAAVTYEATHARLGDAAEVIACSAEDAAAVDISTLLTFLAGRGLRRVLTEGGPRLHDSFIDAGLLDELCLSLAPTLLGGQAPRIAAGPGSAHTPMRRTHLLADDAGYLYARYVRDT; the protein is encoded by the coding sequence ATGGCCGAACCCGTCGCTGGGACACAGCTCACACTGCTGGGCGGCGCCGAAACCGTCGACGAACAACGGCTGAGCGCCCTGTACGCCTACCCCGACGCGCCGACCCGCTGCTGGGTCCGGTCCAACTTCATCGCCAGCATCGACGGCGGCGCCAGCACCGACGGGAAGTCCGGCGCGCTCGGCGGCCCGGGCGATCGCGCGTTGTTCGCCCTGATGCGCGAACTGGCCGACGTCGTGGTCGTCGGGGCCGGCACGGTCCGCGTGGAGAACTACGGCGGGGCCAAGATGTCAGCCGGCGCCCGTCAGGCCCGGCAGGCCCGCGGGCAGGCCGAGATCCCGCAGATCGCCATCGTGACCCGCTCCGGTGACCTCGACCGAGACATGCGGGTGTTCACCGACACCGAGGTCGCGCCGCTGGTGCTCACCGCGGCCGTCACCTACGAGGCCACCCACGCGCGCCTCGGCGACGCCGCCGAGGTCATCGCCTGCTCGGCCGAAGACGCAGCCGCCGTGGATATCTCGACCCTGCTGACGTTTTTGGCCGGCCGCGGCCTGCGCCGGGTGCTCACCGAGGGCGGTCCCCGGCTGCACGACAGCTTCATCGACGCCGGCCTGCTCGACGAGCTCTGCCTGTCGCTGGCGCCGACCCTGCTCGGCGGTCAGGCGCCCCGCATCGCCGCCGGGCCGGGCAGCGCGCACACGCCCATGCGCCGCACCCATCTGCTCGCCGACGACGCCGGGTACCTCTACGCCCGCTACGTGCGCGACACCTGA
- a CDS encoding DUF1942 domain-containing protein, translating to MRRWFIAVLATLSAAVLGGVSAPLLPTATAADIPIGRLGETLRVQSGDLVADITVVNIVPSEIPPGFGYPPRPPRHQVWKAEVVVQAVRVPNPYAMATSFVFNGVTPTGDAYQPRNSDGPEALKNTLSNAPQGSTVAGFVYWDCYRDLVSNVVITDKPTGIRLAQWNV from the coding sequence ATGCGCCGTTGGTTCATCGCCGTCCTGGCAACGTTGTCCGCCGCCGTGCTCGGCGGCGTGTCCGCACCGCTGTTGCCGACGGCGACCGCGGCCGACATCCCCATCGGACGCCTGGGCGAGACCTTGCGGGTGCAAAGCGGTGACCTGGTCGCGGACATCACCGTCGTCAACATCGTGCCCTCGGAGATTCCGCCGGGCTTCGGCTACCCGCCGCGCCCGCCCCGGCACCAGGTGTGGAAGGCCGAGGTGGTGGTGCAGGCCGTGCGCGTGCCCAACCCGTACGCGATGGCCACGTCCTTCGTCTTCAACGGCGTCACCCCCACCGGCGACGCCTACCAACCCCGCAACAGCGACGGGCCCGAGGCGCTGAAGAACACCCTGAGCAACGCGCCGCAGGGGTCCACCGTCGCGGGCTTCGTTTACTGGGACTGCTACCGGGACCTGGTCTCCAATGTGGTGATCACCGACAAGCCCACCGGTATTCGCTTGGCGCAGTGGAACGTTTGA
- a CDS encoding DNA-binding protein has translation MSEMTAAEAAEVLEVSQRQVARLASKEVLTVSRVVGRTLLLDSASVHRLAQRARRNGRPWSAATAWAALALLSGKQADWMDAARLSRLRHRLRGINASDLVWLSRRRATIHQMRGWDAVTGLVPTGVSALRDPENAALFGLSATDRGSDGYVAASAFPELVTGSGLYDDIEGDVVVRVVPDDAGYRLEQSLVAAVAVDLAEALDTREAAAGERILTELLTEFRAGDGHRNRTRR, from the coding sequence ATGAGTGAGATGACTGCCGCCGAGGCCGCCGAGGTCTTGGAGGTGTCGCAGCGACAGGTTGCGCGGCTGGCGAGCAAAGAGGTGCTGACGGTGAGTCGGGTTGTCGGGCGCACACTGCTGCTCGATAGCGCCTCGGTGCACCGACTTGCCCAACGGGCCCGACGCAACGGCAGGCCATGGTCCGCGGCGACAGCGTGGGCTGCGCTCGCGCTGTTGTCTGGGAAGCAGGCCGACTGGATGGACGCCGCGAGATTGTCGCGCCTGCGTCATCGCCTGCGCGGAATCAACGCCAGTGATCTGGTGTGGCTTTCTCGCCGCCGTGCCACGATTCATCAGATGCGCGGATGGGACGCCGTCACAGGACTGGTACCCACTGGTGTGAGCGCCCTGCGCGATCCGGAGAACGCCGCGTTGTTCGGGCTCTCCGCGACCGATCGCGGGTCTGACGGATATGTCGCAGCCAGCGCGTTCCCCGAACTAGTCACGGGATCGGGGCTATACGACGATATCGAAGGCGACGTGGTCGTGCGCGTCGTGCCTGACGACGCCGGCTACAGGCTCGAGCAGTCGCTTGTCGCCGCTGTTGCCGTAGACCTGGCCGAGGCGTTGGATACCAGGGAAGCCGCTGCGGGAGAACGGATACTTACCGAACTGCTCACCGAGTTCCGAGCCGGTGACGGTCACCGGAACCGGACCCGCCGGTGA
- a CDS encoding ribosome modulation factor, with the protein MTKRQEYVRALLEGSLADVGDRNPYAGKSLVLAKLWRRGYRRMLRVRIDTGPAMQRYRAGRTELEISLDERRN; encoded by the coding sequence GTGACCAAGCGGCAGGAATATGTGCGGGCACTGCTCGAGGGCTCGCTGGCCGACGTCGGCGACCGCAACCCGTACGCCGGCAAGTCCCTGGTGCTGGCGAAGTTGTGGAGGCGTGGCTATAGGCGGATGCTGCGTGTCCGTATCGACACCGGGCCGGCGATGCAGAGGTATCGGGCGGGGCGCACTGAACTCGAAATTTCGCTGGACGAGCGGCGCAATTGA
- a CDS encoding GNAT family N-acetyltransferase has translation MSLRVVAVTGAPEELTELADVAARTFPLACPPGSSAADIAAFIESQLSAERFAAYVADPDRAVLVARTDDGPILGYTMLIRGVPDDPDVQRAVTDRPAVELSKMYVLPEAHGTGVAAALMTAAVEHAGRLGARSVWLGVNQLNQRAQRHYAKHGFAIAGTKTFMLGARLENDYVMVRPGGRDGRYSSSMPAAVSASRRDVARRYFLR, from the coding sequence TTGAGTCTTCGGGTTGTCGCTGTCACCGGTGCGCCCGAGGAACTGACCGAACTCGCCGACGTCGCCGCTCGGACATTTCCGCTGGCCTGCCCGCCCGGTTCCAGCGCGGCCGACATCGCGGCGTTCATCGAAAGCCAGTTGTCCGCCGAGCGCTTCGCGGCCTACGTCGCCGACCCCGACCGCGCGGTCTTGGTCGCCCGCACCGACGACGGCCCAATCCTGGGCTACACCATGCTGATTCGCGGCGTGCCCGACGACCCCGACGTGCAGCGGGCGGTCACCGACCGGCCCGCGGTGGAACTCTCGAAGATGTACGTGCTGCCCGAGGCGCACGGAACCGGGGTGGCGGCGGCGTTGATGACCGCCGCCGTCGAGCACGCGGGCCGGCTCGGGGCGCGCAGCGTCTGGCTCGGGGTCAACCAGCTAAACCAACGGGCGCAACGCCATTACGCCAAGCACGGGTTCGCCATCGCCGGGACCAAGACCTTCATGCTGGGTGCACGGCTGGAGAACGACTACGTGATGGTGCGGCCGGGCGGCCGTGACGGTCGCTATTCCAGCTCCATGCCCGCGGCGGTCAGCGCCAGCAGGCGCGACGTCGCGCGCAGATACTTCTTGCGGTAG